A single region of the Pseudomonadota bacterium genome encodes:
- the pstC gene encoding phosphate ABC transporter permease subunit PstC, with the protein MTKINFTKEHFVKYILTIFALSSLLFLFLIFIFIFYEGLPLFHKIGLKNIIFGFKWAPTKGSFGIFPMIVSSFLVTFGALAVGAPMGLSCAIYLSEYSGKRMKMFLKPALELLAGIPSVVYGFLGVVYIVPLIRNHFGGAGFSLLSTSIILGVMILPTIISISFDAITSVPKTYREGSFAMGATKWQTIYKVVIPSAKSGILASFILGMGRAIGETMAVIMTAGNALKIPTSLLDPLRTLTGNIALELSYATGDHRQGLFSTGVVLLVIIMILNYIANFGIKKKVIK; encoded by the coding sequence ATGACTAAAATAAATTTTACCAAAGAGCATTTTGTTAAATATATACTAACGATATTTGCCCTGTCATCACTTCTATTTCTTTTCCTGATCTTTATCTTTATTTTTTATGAAGGTTTACCTCTTTTTCATAAAATCGGATTGAAAAATATCATCTTTGGTTTTAAATGGGCGCCAACAAAAGGTTCTTTCGGTATATTTCCCATGATTGTATCTTCTTTTCTTGTAACCTTCGGCGCACTTGCCGTTGGCGCACCTATGGGACTTTCCTGTGCGATTTACCTGTCCGAATATTCAGGTAAAAGGATGAAGATGTTCTTAAAACCTGCCCTTGAGCTTTTAGCGGGTATCCCTTCAGTGGTATACGGTTTTCTGGGAGTGGTTTATATAGTTCCGTTAATTAGAAATCATTTTGGCGGAGCAGGCTTCTCTCTCCTTTCCACATCCATTATCCTTGGGGTGATGATTTTGCCTACCATAATAAGCATATCTTTTGACGCGATTACGAGTGTGCCTAAAACTTACAGGGAAGGTTCCTTTGCCATGGGAGCCACTAAGTGGCAGACAATTTATAAAGTGGTTATCCCTTCGGCCAAATCGGGCATTCTGGCAAGCTTCATTCTTGGCATGGGGAGGGCGATAGGAGAGACAATGGCAGTTATTATGACTGCCGGGAATGCCTTGAAGATACCGACAAGCCTCCTTGATCCATTGAGGACGTTAACCGGAAATATTGCCCTTGAGCTTTCATATGCCACAGGTGATCATCGGCAGGGTCTTTTTTCAACCGGTGTTGTCCTTCTGGTAATCATCATGATTCTTAATTATATTGCTAATTTTGGAATCAAGAAAAAGGTGATAAAGTGA
- the pstA gene encoding phosphate ABC transporter permease PstA yields MRIKPRLVDNIVRICLNFQAFFTVGILVVIIAIIFFKGAPHVNLGFIFSSPEDMGRHGGIFSTIIGTVILVLLSIFLATPLGVGTAIFLTEYTKESIFTKIIRFGVESLAGIPSILYGLFGFIFFVIKLKMGWSVLSGVLTITIMILPTIIRTSEEAIKAVPRNLRIVSYSLSATRWETVKKVVIPSAVPGILTGIMLSVGRAVGETAATLFTTGSSLRLPTSLMDSSRTMAVHFYILAREGISMEKAYATALVLVLSILLINIIAYYLMNKMISKYS; encoded by the coding sequence GTGAGAATAAAACCGCGGCTGGTAGATAATATAGTGCGGATATGCCTTAATTTTCAGGCGTTTTTTACCGTAGGGATACTGGTAGTAATTATAGCTATCATTTTTTTTAAAGGCGCTCCCCATGTAAATCTGGGATTTATTTTTTCTTCGCCGGAGGATATGGGCAGACACGGAGGCATATTTTCGACGATTATCGGAACCGTAATTCTTGTGTTGCTGTCAATTTTTCTTGCTACTCCCCTTGGCGTCGGGACTGCAATCTTTCTCACAGAATATACAAAAGAATCTATATTTACTAAGATCATCCGCTTCGGTGTTGAATCGCTTGCAGGCATCCCGTCTATTCTATACGGTCTTTTCGGTTTCATATTTTTTGTTATAAAGCTTAAAATGGGCTGGTCAGTCTTATCAGGCGTATTAACAATAACGATTATGATTCTTCCAACAATAATAAGAACAAGTGAGGAGGCGATAAAGGCTGTTCCGAGGAATTTAAGGATTGTGAGCTATTCCTTAAGCGCTACAAGATGGGAAACCGTTAAAAAGGTGGTAATACCTTCAGCAGTCCCAGGGATATTAACGGGGATTATGTTAAGTGTAGGAAGAGCAGTTGGCGAAACAGCGGCAACATTATTTACCACTGGAAGCTCTTTGAGGCTCCCCACATCTTTAATGGATTCAAGCAGGACAATGGCCGTCCATTTCTATATACTTGCCCGTGAAGGCATTTCTATGGAAAAGGCCTATGCTACCGCCCTGGTGCTCGTCCTGAGCATTCTTCTGATTAACATTATTGCCTATTATCTTATGAACAAGATGATTTCAAAATATTCGTGA
- a CDS encoding phosphate ABC transporter ATP-binding protein has product MDIKIKVEKLSVSFGKNKVLKDIDVDVHRHMITGFMGPAGSGKSTLISILNRMIEFEDNVSIKGKVIINGVDIINGDINSVELRRQIGTVFAVPIPLPRSVYENIAYGPKLKGIKDKEEIYAIVKESLKKAFLWDEMKERLQISALKLSGGQQQRLCLARTLALMPEIILMDEPCSGLDPISTAKIEDALSELKKEYTIILVSNNTKQIARITDYSAFFYLGDLIEYGPTERVFTYPSEKKTEDYISGKFG; this is encoded by the coding sequence ATGGACATTAAAATAAAGGTCGAAAAATTAAGTGTATCTTTTGGGAAGAATAAGGTTTTGAAAGACATTGATGTTGATGTGCACAGGCATATGATTACCGGATTTATGGGGCCTGCCGGAAGCGGCAAATCTACGTTAATATCAATTTTGAACAGGATGATAGAATTTGAAGACAACGTCAGCATCAAGGGCAAGGTCATCATTAATGGCGTCGACATTATAAACGGTGATATAAATTCTGTGGAATTGAGAAGACAGATCGGTACTGTATTTGCAGTTCCCATACCACTGCCCCGTTCAGTTTATGAGAATATTGCCTACGGTCCCAAGCTGAAGGGCATCAAGGATAAAGAAGAGATCTATGCAATCGTTAAAGAAAGTCTGAAAAAAGCATTTCTATGGGATGAGATGAAGGAAAGACTCCAAATATCGGCATTAAAACTATCCGGTGGGCAGCAGCAAAGGCTCTGTCTTGCACGGACTCTTGCATTGATGCCTGAAATAATATTGATGGATGAGCCATGCTCAGGACTGGATCCGATCTCCACAGCAAAAATAGAAGATGCCTTGAGCGAGCTTAAAAAAGAATATACGATTATACTTGTTTCGAATAATACTAAACAGATTGCACGTATTACCGATTATTCCGCCTTTTTTTATCTCGGAGATCTTATCGAGTACGGGCCTACCGAAAGGGTGTTTACATACCCCTCAGAGAAGAAGACGGAAGACTACATCTCGGGGAAGTTCGGATGA
- the pstB gene encoding phosphate ABC transporter ATP-binding protein PstB — translation MINSFALSTEKLNMYYGSFYALKNVDFNVHKNSITALIGPSGCGKSTLLRCFNRMNDLIDDVKITGDIFVNQQHIEEIDLIELRKKVGMVFQRPNPFPFSVYENMVYGLKIHGLTNRRKDREIVEKCLMAVGLWDDLKDKLSMPALSISEEMKQRLCVARLLTVEPEIILLDEPCSALDPIATMRIEELMLELKKSYTILIVTHNMQQAARVSDYTGFMLLGDLVEFGETSKIFTSPNDGRTEGYITGRFG, via the coding sequence ATGATAAACAGTTTCGCTCTTTCAACAGAAAAACTTAATATGTATTATGGCAGCTTCTATGCATTAAAGAACGTGGATTTTAACGTGCATAAAAACTCAATTACCGCTCTTATAGGACCTTCGGGATGCGGTAAATCTACGCTGCTGCGCTGTTTCAACAGGATGAACGACCTCATTGACGATGTAAAAATTACAGGCGATATTTTTGTAAATCAACAGCACATTGAAGAGATAGACTTAATTGAGCTGCGGAAGAAAGTAGGAATGGTTTTTCAGAGACCCAATCCTTTCCCGTTTTCGGTTTACGAAAATATGGTTTATGGTCTCAAGATACATGGTCTGACCAACAGAAGAAAGGATCGTGAAATTGTGGAGAAATGTTTGATGGCAGTCGGGTTATGGGATGATTTGAAGGATAAATTGTCTATGCCGGCGCTCAGTATTTCCGAAGAAATGAAGCAGAGGCTTTGTGTTGCGAGGCTTCTTACAGTGGAACCTGAAATTATCCTTCTTGATGAACCCTGCTCGGCTCTTGACCCTATTGCAACAATGAGGATAGAAGAACTTATGCTGGAACTTAAAAAAAGCTATACGATACTAATTGTTACCCATAACATGCAACAGGCTGCAAGGGTCTCCGATTATACGGGTTTTATGCTACTGGGCGATCTTGTAGAATTTGGAGAGACGTCAAAAATATTTACCTCTCCCAATGATGGAAGAACCGAAGGATATATAACGGGCAGATTCGGTTAA
- the fusA gene encoding elongation factor G: MKKYEPDFIRNVGIFSHGGEGKTSIVEAMLFLSGENTRLGRVDDGTSLMDYEPEEVERKITISSSLAGFEWDKHKINFIDTPGDDNFVADAKSCMRVVDAAVIVVSAVSGVQVQTEKVWQYANEFSIPICLFINKMDRERADFERTLGDIQKNFSDKSILALQLPMGKEENFKGIIDLLTMKAFVYKGDISGEYDVAEIPQEFVDEANKYREKLIETSVEIDDEVMERYLNGDEIKKEEIEKCLREGIWSRKIVPVMCGSAMKNIGVQMLLDTMVKYFPSPAYRKEAEGIDPKTGNVIKREFSSDKHFSAFVFKTITDPFAGKLTLFRVYSGEIHPDMTVINATNEEKERIGQIFYLVGKKQKPAGSASAGDIGVVAKLKTVGTGDTICDEKAPIKYEGVVNTPPLISFSLQPKSKGDEDKLNTSLARLMEEDQTVKYTRDEQTKEFILSGMGQVHIEVIVEKMKRKFGVDVELKEPKVPYKETIKGTTKVQGKYKKQSGGKGQYGDTWLELAPLPRNAGFEFVDKIVGGAIPRQYIPAVEKGIVEAMNQGILAGYPVIDFKVTLYDGSYHDVDSSEMAFKIAGSMGFKKGLEMCQPTLLEPLTKIEVIVPDEYMGDIMGDLNSRRDKIIGVESKGNSQVVKATVPMAEILKYAPDLKSMTGGRGTFTIEFSHYEELPAHIAPKVIEQAKKYREQEK, translated from the coding sequence ATGAAAAAGTATGAGCCTGATTTTATTAGAAATGTTGGAATATTTTCGCATGGAGGTGAAGGTAAAACATCAATTGTTGAGGCCATGCTTTTTCTTTCAGGAGAAAACACCAGACTTGGAAGGGTTGATGATGGGACATCCTTAATGGATTATGAACCTGAAGAAGTTGAGAGAAAAATAACCATATCTTCTTCCCTTGCCGGTTTTGAATGGGATAAGCACAAGATCAACTTTATTGATACTCCTGGTGATGACAATTTTGTGGCTGATGCCAAGTCGTGCATGCGGGTTGTTGACGCGGCTGTAATTGTAGTAAGCGCCGTGTCCGGGGTTCAGGTACAAACCGAAAAGGTATGGCAGTATGCCAACGAGTTTTCCATCCCCATCTGTTTGTTTATAAACAAAATGGATCGGGAGAGGGCTGATTTTGAACGAACTCTCGGAGATATCCAAAAGAATTTTTCCGATAAATCGATCTTAGCCCTTCAACTCCCAATGGGCAAAGAGGAGAATTTCAAGGGTATCATAGATCTCCTTACAATGAAGGCATTTGTTTATAAAGGGGACATCTCCGGAGAGTATGATGTTGCAGAAATTCCGCAAGAATTTGTTGATGAAGCAAATAAGTACAGGGAGAAGCTTATTGAGACCTCGGTCGAGATAGATGATGAGGTTATGGAACGATATCTCAATGGTGATGAAATAAAAAAAGAAGAGATTGAGAAGTGTTTAAGAGAAGGTATATGGAGCAGAAAGATTGTCCCTGTGATGTGTGGTTCTGCAATGAAGAACATAGGCGTTCAGATGTTGCTCGATACTATGGTAAAATATTTTCCTTCACCTGCGTACAGGAAAGAAGCGGAAGGCATAGATCCTAAAACAGGGAATGTAATAAAAAGAGAATTTTCTTCAGATAAACATTTCAGTGCTTTTGTATTCAAGACCATTACCGATCCTTTTGCAGGAAAATTAACCCTCTTCAGGGTATATTCCGGCGAGATCCATCCTGATATGACTGTTATCAATGCCACAAACGAGGAGAAGGAACGAATCGGGCAGATATTTTATCTCGTGGGCAAGAAACAGAAGCCGGCCGGCTCAGCATCTGCAGGAGATATCGGAGTTGTGGCAAAGCTTAAAACAGTCGGCACAGGGGACACAATCTGTGATGAAAAAGCGCCTATAAAATATGAAGGGGTTGTGAACACCCCTCCGCTCATATCTTTCTCTTTACAACCAAAATCAAAAGGAGATGAAGATAAACTGAATACTTCGCTTGCCAGACTGATGGAAGAAGACCAAACAGTCAAATACACGAGAGACGAGCAGACAAAGGAATTCATTCTGTCCGGCATGGGACAGGTACACATTGAAGTGATCGTTGAAAAAATGAAGAGAAAATTCGGTGTCGATGTTGAGCTTAAAGAGCCGAAAGTGCCGTATAAGGAGACTATTAAAGGAACTACAAAGGTTCAGGGAAAATATAAAAAACAATCGGGCGGTAAAGGACAATACGGCGATACATGGCTTGAACTTGCACCACTTCCACGGAATGCAGGGTTTGAATTTGTCGATAAGATAGTAGGCGGGGCAATACCCAGACAGTACATACCTGCTGTTGAAAAAGGCATAGTCGAGGCTATGAACCAGGGTATACTTGCGGGATATCCTGTCATTGATTTTAAGGTTACGCTTTATGACGGATCGTACCATGATGTAGATTCCTCTGAAATGGCTTTCAAGATTGCCGGTTCTATGGGATTCAAAAAAGGATTGGAGATGTGCCAGCCGACACTCCTTGAGCCGCTCACAAAGATAGAGGTTATCGTGCCTGATGAATACATGGGCGATATAATGGGGGATTTGAATTCAAGAAGAGATAAGATTATTGGTGTTGAATCAAAGGGCAATAGCCAGGTAGTAAAAGCAACCGTCCCCATGGCAGAAATCCTGAAATATGCCCCGGACCTGAAATCAATGACCGGCGGCAGAGGCACATTCACCATAGAATTTTCCCATTATGAAGAACTCCCTGCGCATATAGCCCCAAAGGTTATTGAACAGGCCAAGAAGTACAGAGAGCAGGAAAAGTAA
- the dtd gene encoding D-aminoacyl-tRNA deacylase codes for MRAVVQRVKKASVEVEGKVVGQIGRGVLVLLGIGKVDDARDIQWMLDKIVNLRIFEKEDGKLDESLIDISGELLVVSQFTLYGDCSKGRRPSFTDAMEAKEAKTLFELFVAKAREQIKKVESGIFQASMDVSLINEGPVTLIIDNKSSNRR; via the coding sequence ATGAGAGCAGTTGTACAACGTGTAAAAAAAGCGTCTGTAGAGGTTGAGGGCAAGGTTGTCGGTCAGATAGGAAGAGGGGTTCTTGTGCTCCTCGGTATCGGCAAAGTTGATGATGCCAGGGACATACAATGGATGCTTGACAAAATCGTAAACCTGCGGATATTTGAAAAAGAGGATGGGAAGCTTGATGAATCCCTCATTGACATAAGCGGCGAACTTCTTGTAGTTTCACAGTTTACACTTTACGGGGATTGTTCTAAAGGGAGAAGACCGTCATTTACCGATGCTATGGAGGCTAAAGAGGCGAAAACCCTCTTTGAGTTGTTTGTTGCGAAGGCAAGAGAGCAAATAAAAAAGGTTGAAAGCGGTATTTTTCAGGCTTCCATGGATGTATCATTGATAAACGAAGGTCCTGTAACATTAATAATAGACAATAAAAGCAGTAACAGGCGTTAA
- a CDS encoding nitroreductase family protein, whose product MLYTRRAIRNFQDKPVPKDLLEEIVRAISFAPPGFPPLKTRIIVVQDSNLIKKAMPYMVEFYDYFVRLMGNPLMRFFIKKEVGKQKFKTLKNHLMPLLKTKLPDIKSGGEDAFTRNAPAMILFLADSNDEDIKADIYITATYVFLAAHALGLGGSVMDIIPPAIEKKTELRKLFNIPDNCNVVASIIVGYPKYTYQRGIKRRLKSVEWL is encoded by the coding sequence ATGCTATATACCCGCAGGGCAATCCGTAATTTTCAGGATAAACCTGTGCCAAAGGACTTATTGGAAGAAATCGTTCGAGCTATATCTTTTGCCCCTCCCGGTTTTCCTCCGTTAAAAACCCGTATTATTGTTGTCCAGGACTCAAACCTGATCAAAAAAGCAATGCCATACATGGTTGAGTTTTATGACTATTTTGTAAGGTTAATGGGCAACCCCTTGATGAGATTCTTCATTAAAAAAGAGGTGGGAAAACAAAAATTTAAAACATTGAAAAACCATTTAATGCCTTTATTGAAAACTAAATTGCCGGACATAAAATCAGGGGGTGAAGACGCATTTACACGAAATGCCCCCGCTATGATACTTTTTCTTGCCGACAGTAATGATGAGGATATCAAGGCCGATATCTATATTACTGCCACATATGTTTTCCTGGCTGCCCATGCCCTGGGTCTGGGCGGCTCTGTAATGGATATAATTCCACCGGCAATCGAAAAAAAGACTGAGTTAAGAAAGCTTTTCAATATACCGGATAATTGCAATGTAGTCGCCTCAATAATAGTGGGTTATCCGAAATATACATATCAAAGGGGTATAAAGAGGAGATTGAAAAGTGTAGAATGGCTTTAG
- a CDS encoding phenylacetate--CoA ligase family protein — translation MAKDQSIYWNPIAETLPREKLQVLQIKKFKRIFEWAYNNSPFYKKLYKEAGMEPGDIKTYEDIKKVPKTDKAVLRDVQDRPPFPYGDMLAVPLSQITAFRQTSGTTGTPVYQADTWADWEWWAECWAYILYAQGYRDTDRMFIPFGYNIFVAFWAAHYAAEKLGCEVVPGGVLDTEARIMKMQELRCTAFGATPTYVLGMADTARKIGIDPRSIGIKRITCAGEPGASIPTTKQRIEDAWGAKVYDHIGATEIGAWSYMCTVQKGLHINEAMFLVEIEDVDTGEIIDTPMKNGKMIITAFDRIGKPCIRFDSKDVIRWADYDCDCGRTFRMIDGGVVGRADDITKVKGVLLAPTAIEEVVRSFSELSDEYEVIVTKKGDIDDIMLKIELRPGQEKNEADILNRLKDLLRVKTNLGYKIEIHPYESLPRYALKAKRFKDMRPH, via the coding sequence ATGGCTAAGGATCAAAGTATTTATTGGAATCCCATTGCGGAAACTTTGCCAAGGGAAAAGCTTCAGGTATTACAGATTAAGAAGTTTAAAAGGATTTTTGAATGGGCTTATAACAACTCACCATTCTACAAAAAACTTTACAAAGAAGCCGGCATGGAACCGGGTGATATCAAAACTTATGAAGATATTAAAAAGGTTCCCAAAACCGACAAGGCCGTATTAAGGGACGTACAGGACAGGCCACCCTTTCCGTACGGCGATATGCTGGCAGTCCCTCTAAGTCAGATCACTGCATTCAGACAGACAAGCGGCACCACCGGCACCCCGGTATATCAGGCAGATACCTGGGCAGACTGGGAATGGTGGGCAGAATGCTGGGCATACATCCTTTACGCCCAGGGTTACCGGGATACTGATAGAATGTTCATTCCATTCGGTTACAACATATTCGTTGCCTTCTGGGCTGCTCACTATGCGGCAGAGAAATTAGGTTGTGAGGTTGTACCCGGCGGTGTTCTGGATACAGAGGCAAGGATTATGAAGATGCAGGAGCTCAGATGTACTGCCTTTGGCGCTACCCCGACTTACGTTCTCGGCATGGCTGATACGGCAAGAAAAATAGGTATTGATCCAAGGTCAATCGGCATCAAGAGAATTACCTGTGCCGGTGAACCGGGTGCAAGCATACCTACCACAAAACAGAGAATTGAAGACGCATGGGGCGCAAAAGTTTATGACCATATCGGCGCAACTGAAATAGGCGCATGGAGCTACATGTGCACCGTTCAGAAAGGACTCCATATAAATGAAGCAATGTTCCTTGTAGAAATAGAAGATGTAGATACAGGCGAAATCATAGATACACCTATGAAAAACGGTAAGATGATTATTACCGCCTTTGACAGAATCGGTAAACCCTGTATCCGCTTCGATTCCAAGGACGTAATCCGTTGGGCAGACTATGACTGCGACTGCGGCCGTACCTTCAGAATGATTGACGGCGGTGTTGTAGGAAGAGCTGATGATATAACCAAAGTAAAGGGTGTGCTCCTTGCCCCAACGGCAATCGAAGAAGTAGTAAGAAGTTTCAGTGAATTAAGCGATGAGTATGAAGTTATTGTCACTAAAAAAGGCGATATTGACGATATTATGCTAAAAATAGAGCTTAGACCCGGTCAGGAAAAGAATGAGGCAGACATACTGAATCGTTTAAAAGATCTGCTCAGAGTCAAGACAAATCTCGGTTACAAGATAGAGATCCATCCTTATGAGAGTCTGCCCAGGTATGCATTGAAAGCAAAAAGATTCAAAGACATGAGACCACACTAA